In Schaalia sp. JY-X169, the following are encoded in one genomic region:
- a CDS encoding biotin transporter BioY, producing MSTTTSPVLTDLIPASRVKDTALVMGGTALLAVTSQILVPLWFTPVPLSLATFSVLLVGAALGPLRGGLSMGLYMVLGLVGVPVFAGFSSGAASASFGYILGYVLAGIAVGFLARRAADRRVLSAFAMAVVGSALIYAVGVPWLMISLGVGVREGLMLGLVPFLIGDAIKAVLASAVLPAAWKLVGGAPR from the coding sequence TTGAGTACTACAACCTCCCCCGTGCTTACGGACCTCATTCCAGCCAGTCGTGTGAAAGATACCGCACTGGTGATGGGGGGCACAGCATTGCTGGCTGTCACCTCACAAATCCTGGTGCCGCTGTGGTTCACACCGGTGCCACTGTCACTCGCGACTTTCTCGGTCCTGCTGGTTGGGGCCGCCCTCGGACCGCTTCGTGGTGGGTTGTCGATGGGCCTCTATATGGTGCTTGGCCTAGTGGGGGTCCCGGTGTTTGCCGGGTTCTCTTCGGGGGCGGCATCGGCCTCGTTCGGGTACATCCTTGGCTACGTGCTGGCCGGGATTGCCGTTGGCTTCCTGGCGCGACGCGCGGCGGATCGGCGAGTGTTGTCGGCGTTTGCGATGGCTGTGGTCGGGTCTGCTCTGATCTATGCCGTGGGGGTGCCGTGGCTGATGATTTCGCTGGGGGTGGGGGTGCGCGAGGGGCTGATGCTGGGACTCGTGCCCTTCCTGATCGGCGATGCGATCAAGGCAGTGTTGGCTAGTGCGGTGCTCCCGGCCGCGTGGAAGCTCGTCGGCGGCGCGCCCCGCTAA
- a CDS encoding biotin--[acetyl-CoA-carboxylase] ligase, which yields MAHSAPIIQLGETTSTNDELGNRWRERNSRPLLPFTSVVADFQTRGRGRLGRQWEAPKKSSLLLSILVPTTEEDATWMPLAGGLATALVLDGLLPAPQGLDETAETLVLDGLLPTDEGTQPGGAANAPAVAPRVDLKWPNDLLVGGKKIAGILSERLGKDPDGTVWVALGIGVNVTQGEDELPPVPSTSLRLQGAAPVSRTALAHMIIEQLKATLTSASLANDYATRCVSTRGNVHATLPDGSTITGTGTGIDTSGALLVEDEGGTTHTISAGDVTLADNLPETPGALQ from the coding sequence ATGGCCCACAGCGCACCCATCATCCAGCTCGGAGAAACGACCTCCACAAACGATGAGCTAGGCAACCGCTGGCGCGAACGCAACTCCCGCCCGCTCCTCCCTTTCACCTCCGTAGTTGCTGATTTCCAAACTCGCGGCCGAGGACGCCTGGGGCGCCAGTGGGAAGCCCCCAAGAAGAGCTCTCTGCTGCTGTCGATTCTGGTCCCCACCACCGAAGAGGACGCGACTTGGATGCCGCTGGCCGGCGGCCTTGCTACAGCACTGGTGCTGGACGGCCTGCTCCCCGCACCGCAGGGGCTGGACGAAACTGCAGAAACTCTGGTGCTGGACGGCCTGCTTCCCACTGACGAAGGCACGCAACCCGGCGGCGCGGCAAACGCGCCTGCCGTGGCCCCGCGCGTTGACCTCAAGTGGCCCAACGACCTGCTGGTCGGCGGCAAGAAGATCGCCGGCATCCTTTCTGAACGCCTCGGCAAAGATCCTGATGGCACCGTCTGGGTCGCCCTCGGCATCGGGGTCAACGTCACCCAGGGCGAGGACGAGCTGCCGCCCGTCCCCTCCACTTCCCTACGCCTGCAGGGCGCTGCCCCCGTGAGCCGCACCGCCCTCGCACACATGATCATCGAGCAACTCAAAGCCACCCTGACCAGCGCCTCCCTGGCGAATGACTACGCCACCCGGTGCGTTTCAACCCGCGGCAATGTCCACGCCACCCTGCCCGACGGTTCCACCATCACTGGCACGGGAACCGGCATCGATACTTCCGGCGCCCTCCTGGTCGAGGACGAGGGCGGCACGACCCACACCATTTCCGCCGGCGACGTCACGCTGGCCGACAACCTACCCGAAACCCCAGGAGCCCTTCAGTGA